A genomic window from Synechococcus sp. CBW1107 includes:
- a CDS encoding amidase: MSLDLATCSIAELQDAFEQGACTALAVCQACLERITALDAAGPTLRAVIEINPDAEAIAAALDRERQERGPRGPLHGVPVLVKDSLDTADRMMTTAGSLALVGNIAPRDAAVVARLRQAGAVLLGKTNMSEWGYMRSTRACSGWSSRGGQVRNPYVLDRSPLGSSSGSAVAVAAGLCTAAIGAEVDGSIVRPASSNAVVGLKPTVGLISRAGVIGVADPQDTAGPMARSVAEVALLLNALAGRDPDDPATDPADEHRPPDYGAFLDPAALQGARLGVARECFGQHEGSDAVIEQAIAQLKDLGAEIIDPVRASALPFFGELELELFRYGLKANLNSYLQSHPLAPVRSLEELIRFNRDHAAAVMPYFQQEFLEQAQTKGDPGEPACLQVMAELRRLSRTDGIDRALREHRLEALIAPTEGSPPFVIDPLVGDHILPGGCSTPPAVAGYPHISVPAGQVQGLPVGLSFFAGPWQEGKLLGYAFAFEQATRHRRPPRFLPTLGAEPPQRGSL; this comes from the coding sequence ATGAGCCTCGACCTGGCGACCTGCAGCATCGCCGAGCTCCAGGACGCCTTCGAGCAGGGCGCCTGCACCGCCCTGGCGGTGTGCCAGGCCTGCCTCGAGCGCATCACGGCGCTCGATGCCGCGGGGCCCACGCTGCGCGCGGTGATCGAGATCAATCCCGACGCCGAAGCGATCGCCGCCGCCCTGGATCGGGAGCGCCAGGAGCGCGGCCCCCGCGGCCCGCTGCATGGGGTTCCCGTGCTGGTGAAGGACAGCCTCGACACCGCCGACCGGATGATGACCACCGCCGGGTCGCTGGCCCTGGTGGGCAACATCGCGCCGCGGGATGCGGCCGTGGTGGCCCGCCTGCGGCAGGCCGGTGCGGTGCTGCTCGGCAAGACCAACATGAGCGAGTGGGGCTACATGCGCTCCACCCGCGCCTGCAGTGGCTGGAGCAGCCGTGGCGGCCAGGTGCGCAACCCCTACGTGCTCGATCGCAGTCCGCTGGGCTCCAGCTCCGGCTCGGCGGTGGCGGTGGCGGCGGGTTTGTGCACGGCGGCGATCGGTGCGGAGGTGGATGGCTCGATCGTGCGGCCGGCCTCCAGCAACGCCGTGGTGGGGCTCAAACCCACCGTGGGCCTGATCAGCCGCGCCGGGGTGATCGGGGTGGCCGATCCGCAGGACACCGCAGGGCCGATGGCGCGCAGCGTGGCCGAAGTGGCCCTGCTGCTCAACGCGCTGGCCGGCCGCGACCCCGATGACCCCGCCACCGACCCCGCCGATGAGCACCGCCCCCCGGACTACGGCGCCTTCCTCGACCCGGCGGCGTTGCAGGGGGCCCGCCTGGGGGTGGCGCGGGAGTGCTTCGGCCAGCACGAGGGAAGCGATGCGGTGATCGAGCAGGCGATCGCCCAGCTCAAGGATCTGGGTGCCGAGATCATCGATCCGGTGCGCGCCAGCGCGCTGCCCTTCTTCGGCGAGCTGGAGCTGGAACTCTTCCGCTACGGCCTCAAGGCCAACCTCAACAGTTACCTGCAGAGCCATCCGCTGGCACCGGTGCGCTCGCTGGAGGAGCTGATCCGCTTCAACCGCGACCATGCCGCCGCGGTGATGCCGTATTTCCAGCAGGAGTTCCTGGAGCAGGCTCAGACCAAGGGCGACCCAGGCGAGCCGGCCTGCCTTCAGGTGATGGCGGAGCTGCGCCGGCTGAGCCGCACCGATGGCATCGACCGGGCCCTGCGCGAGCACCGGCTCGAGGCGCTGATCGCCCCCACCGAAGGCTCGCCGCCCTTCGTGATCGATCCGCTGGTGGGCGATCACATCCTTCCAGGCGGCTGCTCCACGCCGCCCGCCGTGGCGGGCTACCCCCACATCTCCGTGCCCGCCGGCCAGGTGCAGGGCCTGCCGGTGGGGCTCTCGTTCTTCGCCGGGCCCTGGCAGGAGGGCAAGCTGCTCGGCTACGCCTTTGCCTTCGAGCAGGCCACCCGGCACCGCCGACCGCCCCGGTTCCTGCCCACCCTGGGGGCCGAGCCGCCTCAGCGGGGATCCTTGTAG
- a CDS encoding PAS domain-containing protein gives MDSLLERLLDAAPVNINVVDAEGRILYINEATAACLGRSKAELLGGSDRDLLPPEQFEAIRETDREVLRTGKPARTRIRLDFPTGGKLMIDQKFPLTLPDGSIAVGGIAITLDDD, from the coding sequence ATGGATTCCCTTCTCGAGCGGCTGCTGGATGCTGCACCGGTCAACATCAACGTGGTGGACGCCGAGGGGCGGATCCTCTACATCAACGAGGCCACGGCTGCCTGCCTGGGACGATCCAAGGCGGAGCTCCTGGGGGGCTCGGACCGGGATCTCCTTCCTCCCGAGCAGTTCGAAGCCATCCGGGAAACGGATCGGGAGGTGCTGCGCACCGGCAAGCCGGCGCGCACACGCATCCGCCTCGACTTCCCCACCGGGGGAAAGCTGATGATCGACCAGAAGTTTCCCCTGACGCTGCCGGACGGCTCCATCGCGGTTGGAGGGATCGCCATCACGCTGGACGACGACTGA
- a CDS encoding acetylserotonin O-methyltransferase: protein MVCTAVAHDPAPTPRYPNLPVSEPDPSAILAIASGYGVSKALLTAVGLGLHTRLAAGPMTCEAIAAAFELQPRPARDFLDLLVSVDMLAREGDGPQSLYGNTHATARFLDRGQPDYIGGLPEIWELRDYRFWADLTEALRTGLPQNEAKHAGTPFFEAMNADPERLEAFMNAMNGSSIRNFQALARAFPFGSYDTLTDIGGADALLCREVAAVHPAIHCVSFDLPPVTPIADRRIAAAGLGERIHAVSGDFFADPWPPAELITMGMILHDWNLERKQTLIRKAYDALPERGALIAIEAFIDDARRHNTFGLFMSLMMLIEFGDAFDFTAAEFRLWCSEAGFSRFETIPLEGPSSAVVAYKDPR from the coding sequence GTGGTCTGCACTGCAGTGGCCCATGATCCGGCGCCCACCCCCCGTTACCCCAACCTGCCCGTGAGCGAACCTGACCCCTCGGCCATCCTGGCCATCGCCAGCGGTTATGGCGTGTCCAAGGCGCTGCTCACGGCCGTTGGGCTCGGACTGCACACGCGGCTGGCGGCCGGGCCGATGACGTGCGAAGCGATCGCTGCCGCCTTCGAACTGCAGCCCCGGCCAGCCCGCGACTTTCTCGATCTGCTGGTGTCGGTGGACATGCTGGCCCGTGAGGGAGACGGGCCCCAGTCGCTCTATGGCAACACACACGCCACTGCTCGTTTTCTGGATCGCGGCCAGCCGGACTACATCGGTGGGCTGCCGGAGATCTGGGAGCTGCGCGACTACCGCTTCTGGGCCGACCTCACCGAGGCCCTGCGCACCGGCCTGCCCCAGAACGAGGCGAAGCATGCCGGCACACCGTTCTTCGAGGCGATGAACGCCGATCCGGAGCGGCTGGAGGCCTTCATGAACGCCATGAACGGCTCCTCGATCCGCAACTTCCAGGCTCTGGCGAGGGCGTTCCCCTTCGGCTCCTACGACACGCTCACCGACATCGGCGGAGCCGACGCGCTGCTGTGCCGTGAGGTGGCCGCCGTGCACCCAGCCATCCACTGCGTGAGCTTCGATCTGCCGCCCGTCACGCCGATCGCCGATCGCCGGATCGCCGCGGCCGGTCTGGGGGAGCGGATCCACGCCGTGTCCGGTGATTTCTTCGCGGACCCCTGGCCGCCGGCGGAGCTGATCACGATGGGGATGATCCTCCACGACTGGAACCTGGAGCGGAAGCAGACCCTGATCCGCAAGGCCTACGACGCGTTGCCGGAGCGGGGGGCGCTGATCGCGATCGAGGCCTTCATCGACGACGCCCGCCGCCACAACACCTTCGGGCTGTTCATGTCGCTGATGATGCTGATCGAGTTCGGCGACGCCTTCGACTTCACGGCGGCCGAGTTCCGCCTGTGGTGCTCCGAAGCTGGCTTCAGCCGCTTCGAGACGATCCCGCTGGAGGGGCCCTCCAGCGCCGTGGTGGCCTACAAGGATCCCCGCTGA